TTTTTGTGCAAGCTGTGGTACGTCTAACGTGTGAAGCAAGTTGGAAAGATCCAGCGATTCCAAGCCGCGCGTTTGCTCGAGAAGATCAGAGCGTCCGACGATCTCCTGCAGGTTATCAAAGCCAAGAGACGCTGTTAATGATTTCAGCTCATCACCAAAAGCAGTGAACAGGTTCATCAAGCCTTGTACGGCAAGATCTGATTGTCTAGGTACAAAGCGACGAAGACCGTGATCCTTTGCTTGTGCTTCGGATTCAATTTGCGTTGCAATTCCAACGTGACATGTATCCAAGTGACAGCCGCGGCATGTTGTACAACCGATGGCGATCATAGAAAGAGTTCCGAATCCAATACGGTTCGCACCTAATAGCATAACTTTCATGCAGTCAAGCGCGCTCTTGATTCCGCCGTCCGCCCAGATTTCCACTTTGTTGCGGAGACCGGATTCAATCAACGCGTTATGCGCAGCTTTTACACCAATTTCAACTGGTAAACCTACATATTGAAGGGCATGAATTCTTGCTGCCCCTGTTCCGCCGTCAAAACCACTGATCGTAATGATGTCCGCACCGGCTTTTGCGATTCCGACTGCAATTGTTCCGATATTAGGTACAACCGGTACTTTAACCGCAACCTTCGCCTGATCGTTGGCTGTTTTCAGCTCGGCAATCATTTGCGCCAAGTCTTCAATAGAGTAGATGTCATGGTTATTGGATGGAGAGATTAAATCCGATCCAATCGTTGCATTACGTGCTTCGGCGATCTTAGCTGTAACTTTCGATCCAGGTAAATGTCCGCCTTCACCAGGCTTTGCTCCTTGCCCAATCTTGATTTCCAATAGGTTGGAAGAGTTAAGCAGCTCGGCATTTACTCCAAAACGTCCGGATGCCACTTGTTGACCGCGCGTTTTTGGGTATTTTCCAAGCATATCTTTGATTTCTCCGCCCTCACCGTTCAAGCTGACCATGTTCAGTTTATCTGCTGCTTCCGCATATGCTCTGAACGCAATCTCGTTTTGAGAACCAAAGGACATGGATGCAATGACGAATGGCAAGTCATGAGCTCCTACCCCGATATTCACTTTTTCTTTTGAAGGTTGTTTGCCTGAAACCTTTAAGTCAGTTAAATGACGAATGGTAATAGGATTTTTCGTTTCTTGTTCATCCAGTTTTTCACGATAGTCATCGTATGTTCCGTTCTTTGCCACGTCTCCAATTGCTTTCCAGATACGAGGGAAGAGGTGGAACGACTTGCCTGGACGAGCCTTTTCATCTTCAAAGTCCACTGCGCGTTCTGCAGCATCCTCTTTTAATTTTGTAAAATTAAAGCCGAGTTTATCAGAGCCAAGGAAATTGACGATTCCAAGTGCTTCCTCGACTTCTTTATGAAGGCCAATTGCCGAGAACAAGCGACCGTATCCTCGTAACTCATGAATTCCAATCGTAGAAATGACTTTTTCCATTCCTTTAGTCAGTGCTCCGAAAAGGTTCACAACAGGCTTAGTTGTCTCATCACTAACAGTTCCAAATAGTAGGTATGGACTGATGGCATTTGCCCCAAGTCCGATTGCGACCATCACATCATGAAGGGAACGGATGGCACCGGAACGAAGCAATAGTGCACATTTACGACGATATTGATGTTGAACCAACTCTTCATTAATGGCTGCCGTCACAAGATGAGGGTCTAACCAAAGCTGGCCATCTTTGTGTGCTTGGGCATCATCAATGATCAATAAGGTTTTGCCGTCTTTTACGGCGTCCACCGCTTCTGCTTTTAGACGGTCTAAAGCTGAAGGAATATCTTCATCTGAACCACAGGTAGCATTAACGTAATAGGTCAGTCCTTGTGATTGGAACTGGTTTACTAGCTGATCGTAGGAAGGTTGCCCCAGTTCTGCGGCGCAATCCATGCCAACCTGGCCTTCTACTAATAATGGAGAAAGGAGTTCCATTGTGTAGCCGTTTGGTACTAGGTCTTCTTTTTGGAGGGCTGGACGGGCACCAAGAACCGTTCTTGTGGAAAAGTGTTCTGTCTCACGGTCACGGTCGATTGCTGGATTCGTTACAACCGCTACGCTTTCTTTTATAAAATCAGCGATATTGTTGCGGCCAGGATTCATGGCAGCAAGCGGTACGTCATGACCAAGGGAACGGATCGGTTCTGCACCTTTTTCCGCCATCTGTTCGATTAACTGGATATGCTCCCGGTCCCAACCGAAAGCTGCGTAATGTCCGTTATGCACTTTTGCAAGTGGAGCGGTAGACACATAGGTATCAAGTTTTGGTGCATTCAGACGTTCAGCGAATCCTTCCACAGCAAACTTCTCGTTCATACGCTGATAGACTTCTTCTTGATACGCATGATAGTCATACACTTTAATCGTATCGCCATCCCATTTCATCCCAACTTTTTCACCAGGAGAGAAAGGCTTCGGCTCTGCCGTGTATTCCGTTGTCGGAATGATACCCGGTTCTGACGAAAAATAATACGAAGTCTCTGTCTGAAGCATCCAAACTGGACGAAGCCCGAGCGCATCTAGACTGAATACTGCTTCGTCTTTGTTACGGGAAATGATGCCTGCAGGACCTTGTGCAAAGTGGCCCCAAGTTTCACGTACATATGTGTAAAGGTCCTGTAAATGAGCAGGATAGCTTTTAATTTCATTGACAATCGGCGGGAAGACGATATCTAGTGCTTCAAAAAGCGTAAAACCGTCGCGAGAAATCAACGTATCAATCGTTCTATTTAAGTCCTGAGAATCACTTCCGCCATTAGTTAGTGGCACACCAATCATTGTTGCTTCATCACGTAGCTTAGCAATCGTATTGATCTCACCGTTATGACCTAGGACGCTAAATGGTTGCACACGAAAAAAGTTAGATAGTGTATTGGTAGAATAGCGGTTATGCCCAAGCGTCATAGCAGATGCAACAAGCGGGTTTGCCAAGTCATGATAGAATTTTGGCAAAATATCGCCGGCACCCATTACTTTGTAAACCGCATGGTAGTTCGATAGGGATGCAACATGTACGTCATCATTTTTTTCGATCTCAATGGCAGCATGGAACAGGTGCGCTTGTGTGCACTCTTGTTTTTCTGAAACTAAAGCAATCTGCCAGAACACCGGATCTTGGATGATAGCAATCGGTCCTAATGCTTCAGAAGATGTCACGGTATCAGAAGCAAAAACTAGTTTAAGAGATGCTTTTTCTAAAATGCTTGTAATCTCGCTTTTCACTTGGTCCACATCAACATGGTGATTGATGAAGAAGTGACCGACTACAAAATCTTCGCGATCTACAAGGGAAGCGTCCTCGCCGACTTTCTCGAGTTTTTCTTTCCAAAGTGCACGGGGGATATCTATGTGAATGCCGACACCGTCGCCTTCACCGTTAATGAAACCGGCACGATGGTTCATTTTGACTAACGCATCTATACAGTCGTCGATATTTTTCTTTGTTGGGATTTTTTTCTTTTCAATAGCGGATACAATACCACATGCATCGTGTTCTGCGTTGTGAAAATCTTTAAATGTACTTGGACTCCAATTTTTCATATGGATTGGCTGTTAACTAGGGATATAAGTGGGGACCCTAACTAGCCATTCACCTCCTGTGGTTTGATAGTTTGATAAGAAAAACCTGTGCAGATAAATAGTAGTAGCTATACCTTCTGCGTGAGGTAAGCTCGGCGGTTTTCTTATAAATAGGTAAAAAGTGAGGAAAAATAAATAAGGGAATTTTCAGACTTTAAATTATATACTAACATTTCAAACAATAAAAATCAATTTTTTATGCAAAAAAGTGAAGAGGTCATACAAGTGGAGAGGAAGAAAAAGTGTTTAGTTGAAAGCGTTTTCAAGGATTGGTTCAAAAAAAGACAGCGCATATGTGTACACGCTGTCTTGTATATTTATGCATTCGCTAATTCTTTGAATGCGTGCTCAACTGCATCTAGTGTCACTCTTACATTTTCTTCGGTATGTTCCGTTGTCACAAACCATGCTTCGTATTTAGAAGGTGCAAGGTTGATTCCTTGGTTTAGCATCAGTTTGAAGAATTTAGCAAACTGTTCGCCATCTGTATTTTCCGCCTGTTCATAGTTGACTACCGTTTCATCTGTAAAGTAGATGGTAAGTGCACCTTTGAGACGGTTGATGGTAATGGTGATTCCATACTTTTCTGCTCTTTCCAGAATGCCTTCTTCTAGTAAGCGGCCGATATGGTCAAGGTGTTCGTAAACTCCTTCTTGTTGTAGTACTTCCAAGCAGGCGATTCCTGATAAAATGGATGCCGGGTTACCAGCCATGGTACCTGCTTGATATGCTGGGCCGAGTGGCGCTACCTTTTCCATGATCTCTGCGCGGCCGCCGTATGCACCAATCGGAAGTCCGCCGCCGATGATTTTTCCTAGCGCCGTCAGGTCAGGTGTGATTCCAAGCATGTCCTGCGCACCGCCATACATAAAGCGAAATGCCGTTATCACTTCATCATAGATAACAAGCGCCCCAGCTTCATGGCTGATGTCGTTTATTGCTTGAAGGAAGCCAGGTTTTGGTTCTACGATTCCAAAGTTACCGACGATTGGCTCCACAAGGACGCCCGCAATCTGGTCGCCCCATTTTCCCATCGCTTCACGGAACGGTTCGATATCATTAAAAGGAACCGTGATGACTTCGTTGGCAATACTCTTTGGTACTCCAGCGGAATCTGGTGTTCCAAGTGTTGCAGGGCCAGATCCTGCTGCAACAAGAACCAGGTCCGAATGTCCATGATAGCAACCGGCAAACTTGATGATTTTGTCTCGACCTGTGTAGGCACGCGCCACGCGGATGGTTGTCATTACTGCCTCGGTACCGGAGTTAACGAAACGTACTTTGTCCATTCCAGGCATCGCTTCTTTAAGCATTTTGGCAAACTTCACTTCATGGGGAGTAGGTGTTCCGTACAAGACCCCAGTTTGTGCTGCTTTCGTAATGGCTTCTGTTATATGCGGGTGGGCATGCCCGGTGATGATTGGTCCGTATGCTGCCAGGTAGTCGATGTATTTATTGCCGTCGACATCCCAGAAGTAAGCTCCTTCCGCGCGTTCCATTACGACCGGTGCACCGCCGCCGACTGCTTTATAGGAACGGGAAGGGCTGTTCACGCCACCGACGATATGGTGCAAGGCTTCTTCGTGTATTTGTTGTGATTTTGAAAAGTTCATATCTAATTGAATCCTCCTGGTTCATTTGTTTGATAAAAGAAA
This window of the Sutcliffiella horikoshii genome carries:
- a CDS encoding glutamate synthase-related protein; the encoded protein is MKNWSPSTFKDFHNAEHDACGIVSAIEKKKIPTKKNIDDCIDALVKMNHRAGFINGEGDGVGIHIDIPRALWKEKLEKVGEDASLVDREDFVVGHFFINHHVDVDQVKSEITSILEKASLKLVFASDTVTSSEALGPIAIIQDPVFWQIALVSEKQECTQAHLFHAAIEIEKNDDVHVASLSNYHAVYKVMGAGDILPKFYHDLANPLVASAMTLGHNRYSTNTLSNFFRVQPFSVLGHNGEINTIAKLRDEATMIGVPLTNGGSDSQDLNRTIDTLISRDGFTLFEALDIVFPPIVNEIKSYPAHLQDLYTYVRETWGHFAQGPAGIISRNKDEAVFSLDALGLRPVWMLQTETSYYFSSEPGIIPTTEYTAEPKPFSPGEKVGMKWDGDTIKVYDYHAYQEEVYQRMNEKFAVEGFAERLNAPKLDTYVSTAPLAKVHNGHYAAFGWDREHIQLIEQMAEKGAEPIRSLGHDVPLAAMNPGRNNIADFIKESVAVVTNPAIDRDRETEHFSTRTVLGARPALQKEDLVPNGYTMELLSPLLVEGQVGMDCAAELGQPSYDQLVNQFQSQGLTYYVNATCGSDEDIPSALDRLKAEAVDAVKDGKTLLIIDDAQAHKDGQLWLDPHLVTAAINEELVQHQYRRKCALLLRSGAIRSLHDVMVAIGLGANAISPYLLFGTVSDETTKPVVNLFGALTKGMEKVISTIGIHELRGYGRLFSAIGLHKEVEEALGIVNFLGSDKLGFNFTKLKEDAAERAVDFEDEKARPGKSFHLFPRIWKAIGDVAKNGTYDDYREKLDEQETKNPITIRHLTDLKVSGKQPSKEKVNIGVGAHDLPFVIASMSFGSQNEIAFRAYAEAADKLNMVSLNGEGGEIKDMLGKYPKTRGQQVASGRFGVNAELLNSSNLLEIKIGQGAKPGEGGHLPGSKVTAKIAEARNATIGSDLISPSNNHDIYSIEDLAQMIAELKTANDQAKVAVKVPVVPNIGTIAVGIAKAGADIITISGFDGGTGAARIHALQYVGLPVEIGVKAAHNALIESGLRNKVEIWADGGIKSALDCMKVMLLGANRIGFGTLSMIAIGCTTCRGCHLDTCHVGIATQIESEAQAKDHGLRRFVPRQSDLAVQGLMNLFTAFGDELKSLTASLGFDNLQEIVGRSDLLEQTRGLESLDLSNLLHTLDVPQLAQKEVAASMEKEKLLVAAGAEYLDYQESDLHESRQYDAVTAEQRVLGSRVSCHRVRGRLDGSYLELPEVELRYNKGSIPGNGLGAYNSTGINIKVEGGAQDGIGKTAFGGSIFVFKYKGKDGKFYNGSVGKGFGYGAQKGALVVQGNADARAGIRLSGADMIIGGKITTPIPAIEHGNLGVNANIKGFAFEYMTNGRGLVLGDPGPWICAGMTGGAVYLRHQPEMGLTKEALQRRIAKGAKVNIEPLNAAGLKDVVELLSIYHQSLLDQHQLEEAAEIKQMLDNPANFFLQVNPVKEQADPAVSTE
- a CDS encoding glutamate-1-semialdehyde 2,1-aminomutase; translation: MNFSKSQQIHEEALHHIVGGVNSPSRSYKAVGGGAPVVMERAEGAYFWDVDGNKYIDYLAAYGPIITGHAHPHITEAITKAAQTGVLYGTPTPHEVKFAKMLKEAMPGMDKVRFVNSGTEAVMTTIRVARAYTGRDKIIKFAGCYHGHSDLVLVAAGSGPATLGTPDSAGVPKSIANEVITVPFNDIEPFREAMGKWGDQIAGVLVEPIVGNFGIVEPKPGFLQAINDISHEAGALVIYDEVITAFRFMYGGAQDMLGITPDLTALGKIIGGGLPIGAYGGRAEIMEKVAPLGPAYQAGTMAGNPASILSGIACLEVLQQEGVYEHLDHIGRLLEEGILERAEKYGITITINRLKGALTIYFTDETVVNYEQAENTDGEQFAKFFKLMLNQGINLAPSKYEAWFVTTEHTEENVRVTLDAVEHAFKELANA